GGCGGCGGGGCTCTTCGCCCACCGCCGCCGCCGCGCGGCCTAGGACGTTCGCGCGTTTCAGTTCCCTGAGTCGAAAGGCAACGTCACTCCGCCCGTCTCTTCTCGTTGTGCTAACAGGAACCGCACTTCCCAACGCGAATGTGTACCGGTGAAAGGCCACGGGGGGAATTTTGATGCACACGCAAGCCTCCGTCGGACTTCGTTCCCGGTTGCCGCTCCAGCGGTACATCACCGACACGGAGGTAGATGTGCACAAGATCATGCGTCTCGGCGTCGTCGGCCTTGCCACAGCGGCCGTCGTTGCCGTCGCCGCGTCTCCCACGTCCGCGCTCGCCAGCGCCAGCGTGGGCGGTAACTGCGGCCACAACCGCTCCCAGGCGTGTCTGGCCTATGCGCAGAGCGTGCCGCAGGTGGGCACCGGCACCGACGTGCAGGTGAGCTGCAGCGCCGCGACCACCCAGACCGTCCAGGCGACCATCGTCCAGTGCTACATCCGTGGCAACAACGGCGACGTGCACCACACGCCGGCCACCCTCACCCAGGGCCAGGCATCGACGCTCACGCACACCTTCGACGCGTGGAGCCTGACCAGCAACACGTACCAGATCTGCACCGGCGCCGGGGTCTTCAACGGCAGCTACGTCGCGCCGTCGAACTTCGTCTGCGGTTCGGTCATCTAGGCAACAGGGGACGACCATGAGAGTGCGTTTCGCGGGCGGCGTCGTCGCCGCTGCACTTCTCGGCGCGGCGCTGCCCGCGAACGCGCTCTCTCGTCCCGCCGCCGTCGAGATGCGCGGCACGATCACTCTGACCGGCTCCACCGGCTTCGTCCGCGAGCTGGTGCTCAGGAAGCCCTTCCGCATGACTCCCGCGCACCGGACCGTCAAGGCATCCGGTGGACGCTACGGCGGGTTCGTGATCCGCAAGCACGGCGACAGCGGCATTCTCGACACGCCGACCGTCGCCTCGGTCGTCTCCGGCTACTGCACGACGCGCGCCTGTGCCAGACCGGCGTGGGTGCCGTCACAGCCGTTCGACCTGTTCACGGGCACTGCGGGGAACCCCGGCGAGACCTACGCGGAACTGCCCGCAGGACGTTACTGGGTCGCCCTGATCGCGGACGGCAAGCCGGTCACGGCGACGCTGCGCTTCCCCGGAACCGGGCGGACGTCCCTCACGAGTGGCGCGCGCACGGCGGCGCACATCGACGTTCCCAAGCCGTCGCAGTACGGTCCGGCGACTCCCGCCGCGAACACCGGCAGCCTGTACTCCGCAGGCGCGACCCACTCGACGCGTTCATCCAGCCTCTACTACTACGTCACCTCGTGGAAGTACGTCTACGGTCCGCCGAAGTCGGTCAACCAGCAGGGGGTCTGCGTCTTCGACGGCGCTCCGCCCGCCGGCGCGACCGGCGCCTACCAGTACCCCTGTGGTGGCAGCGAGGTCATCAACTTCTTTCCGTTCGGGCAGCGCGACACGGGCCGCATGACGGGTCCGAACAAGGCGTTCGCGGAGTACGCCGTCACCACCGACGCGTTCGGCGTCCACGAAGTCGACGGCACCTTGAGCATCGGCGGCTTCATCAACGGCGCATCACCCGCGACGTCCGCGCACACGACGATCCTCTGGGTCGACTTCCCCTGATGCTCGGCACTCCGTCTAGCTAGCCGAACGCCCCCGCGTCGCGCAGCAGCTCGAGCAGCGCGTCCGCGATCCCCGGCGCCGCGACGACGGTGAGGTCGCGCCCGTCCGGGGCCTTGCCGACGTGCACGACGGCGCCCGCCTCGGCCGCGACGACGAAGCCCGCGCAGACGTCCCACGGCGCCGGCCCGAGCTCGTAGTACGCGTCGACCCGCCCGGCCGCGACCGAGCAGAGGTCGAGCGCGCACGAGCCGCCGCGCCGGATGTCGCGGACGTGGGGGAGCACCTCGGCGAGGACGCGGCCCTGCCAGGCGCGGTCGGCGGCGGCGTACGAGAAGCCGGTCGCGACGAGCGCCTGCGAGAGGTCGGTGACGTCGTTGGCGCGCAGCGGCTCGCCGCCGAGGGTCGCGCCCTCGCCCCGCAGCGCCGAGAACAGCTCGCCGCGCTGCGGGTCGCAGACCGCACCCGCGACACCACCGGAGGCGTCCTCGACGCCGACCGACGTGCAGAACGCCGCGCCGCGGTAGAGGTAGTTGACGGTGCCGTCGAGCGGGTCCACGACCCAGCGCAGGCCGGTCGTGCCGGTGTCGTACGTCCCCTCCTCGGCGAGGATCGCGTCGTCCGGACGCTCCCGCCGTAGCGCCGCCACGATCAAGGCCTCGGACGCCTTGTCCACCTCGCTGACGACGTCCGTCGGCGTGCTCTTGCTGGCGACGGTGCGGACGTACGGCAGCCGCTCCAGCAGCAGTGCGCCGGCGTCGGTGGCGAGGCGTTCGGCGAGGGTGCGCAACTCGGTGGACACGCCCCGATACTGTCGGAACCGATGCCCCCTTTGCGCACCAGGCTCGGCGCGCTGCTCGCCGTTCCGCGCGACCGCGACGCGCGCATCTTCGCCGCGACCAGCGTCATCGACGCGCTCGGCAACTCGATGTTCCTGCCGGTCAGCGCGCTGTTCTTCGTCAACGTCGCCGGCCTTCCGGTGACGCGCGTCGGCGTCGGCCTGTCCATCGCGGGGATCGTCGGCATGCTCGGCCCGCTGGCGTCGGGGCCGCCCGTCGACCGCTTCGGTCCGCGCCGCGTCGTGCTCGTCCTCTACGCCCTGCGCGCGGTCGCGTACTCCTGCTACCCCCTGGTGCGCGGCTTCTGGCCGTTCGTCGCGCTGGTGTCCGCGACCGCCGTCGTCGACCACATGTCGCGCCCCGCCCTGCAGGCGCTCGCCGCGGGACTCGCCGACGAGGCCGACAGGGTGACGACGCTGGCGTTCGTCCGCAGCGTCCGCAACCTCGGCTGGGCGCTCGGCGGCCTGCTCGTCGCGGGCGCGCTCGCGATCGGCGGCAAGGGGGCGTACGTCGGCCTCGTGCTCGGCGACGCGGTGACGTTCCTCGTCGCGGGTCTGCTGATGCTCCGCGTCCGCGAGGTGCGCGCCGCCCTGCCCGAAGGACCCAGGACGGGCTACGGCGCCGTCCTGCGCCACCGCCGCTTCGTCGCGCTCGGCGCGCTGCACGGCATCCTCACGCTCAACGTCGCCATGCTCATCCTCGGCTTCCCGCTCTGGATCGACCGGCGCACCCACGCGCCGACCGCGCTCGCGGGCGTGCTGTTCACGCTGAACTCCCTGCTCGTCGTCGTGCTGCAGGTGCCGTTCAGCAGGCGGCTCACGTCGGTGCGGCTCGGCGGGCGGGCGCTGCGCAACAGCGGCTACGCCACCGCCGCCGCGGCCGTCCTCATGGCGCTGACACCGGGCATCCCGGCGTGGCCCGCCGTCGGCCTGCTCGTCGTGGCGGCGGTCGTGCAGTGCACGGGCGAGCTGTGGGAGGCGGCCGGCGGCTGGGCGGTGTCGCTCGGCATCGCGCCCGAGCACGCCCGCGGCCGGTATCTCGGTCTCTGGGACATGGGGTTCGTCTTCTACGACGTGGGCGGGCCGATCCTCATGGCGTTCATCGTCGAGGACGCGGGGCGCGTGGGGTGGCTGGTGTTCGGGGCGTTCATGGCGGTGGTGGGTCTCGTCGCGTCACGCCTCGCCGCCGGCGCCGACCCCGGCCAGCCACTGCCGGAGCGGCTCGACCCCGTCGACAGCGGGGTCGACGACCGTAGCCCCTGACAGCCGGTACGACGCCGCCTCGCTCACGACCAGCACGGGCCCGCTGTGCCTGCCGACCAGCAGCCCGAAGTCGCCGTCCCCGCTGACCAGCACCAGCGGGTCGTCACTCGGCCGGTACGCCGCCGCGAGGACGAGGTCCGCGCGCTGCCAGCCCGCCGCCTCCACGACAGTGGCCTTCTCCGGCCACTCGACGCGGGCCAGGGCACGGGGATGGCCCGCCACGACGACGTCCGCGTCGAGACCGGCGAGGGCGGAGAGGAGGGCGCGGGTACGGAACGGGTCGACGTTGTCGGCATCGACCAGCACCTGCAGCACGCGGCTACCGTAGCCGCGCCCTCCCTCGGGGGTGTTACGCCTTGCCGACGGCCGACTTCACGGTGCGCCAGCCCTCGTTCGTGGCGAAGCCGCCCGCGGTGTACAGGCAGAACTGCACCCACGCGGCACCCTTCGACAGCGCGTCGAAGCCGTCGACCGACCGTACGGTCACCCGGTCGGTGTGCCACTCGCCGTCGCAGTCCGCCTGCGCGAGCGGGCCGACGTTCGGGTCGAACAGGTAGTTGGTGTCAGCCCAGGCGTCCGCCAGGAAGCTCGAGAACGGCCCGATGACCTCGCCCGGCGGCAGCTGGTCGGCGTACTGCTCCGTGAGCTCGGCCGCGTGAGCCTCGTCGCCGAGGTGCTCGCCCTGCTTCACGGAGACCCAGAGGTGGTTCGGGCCGCCGTAGCAGCGGTAGCGCGCGACGACGGTCGCGGCGGTGGGGTCGGTCGGGTTGACGACGACGTTGCCGTTGACCCACTGGACCTCGGGGGCCGGTACGTCCTCCGCGAGAGCGGGGCTGCCGGCGCCGAGGACGGCCGTCGCGGCCAGGACGCCGGCGGCGGCCAGGGTGATGCTGCGCACGAGTGTGGTTCCTCTCGTAGAACGGGTGGTCGAACGTCGTTCTACGTGCTGCTCACGGGCCGTTTCAGCCGAACGGCGCATTGCCCGGGTATGCCCGGCGGCAGCGTCTACGGAGCGTGGCCGCGCCCGCGCGGAGCGTACGAGATCGCCCGGACTTCGTGATCTTGGCAAGGTATCTGTCCGCCGGGCGCCCCGAACATTGCCAAGATCACGAAGTGGCGCCGGACGCCTGCGGCGGCGCCCCGTCGAGTGGCGTTTGACCCTCACCCGGGCGGCTGGGGTACCCTGTCGCTTCGTGTGCGCTTTCGGCGCGCCGCTTCGCCACGCCATCCGAACGTCAGGAGCACGACTCGTGTACGCCATCGTCAAGACCGGCGGCAAGCAGCACAAGGTCGCGGTCGGCGACGTCATCGAGGTCGAGAAGATCGACACCGCCGCCGGCGGCGCCGTGACGCTCCCCGTGCTCCTCCTCGTCGACGGCGAGACCGTCACCACCGACGCCACCGCGCTCAAGGCGATGTCCGTCACCGGTGAGATCGTGGCCCACACCAAGGGCCCGAAGATCCGCATCCACAAGTTCAAGAACAAGACCGGCTACCACAAGCGCCAGGGGCACCGTCAGCCGCTGACGCAGGTCCGGGTCACCGGCATCGAGAGCGGGAAGTAACGACATGGCTCACAAGAAGGGCGCGTCCTCCAGCAGGAACGGCCGCGACTCCAACCCGCAGTTCCTCGGCGTCAAGCGCTTCGGTGGCCAGGTCGTCAAGGCCGGCGAGATCCTCGTCCGCCAGCGCGGCACCCACTTCCACCCGGGCGACCAGGTGGGCATCGGCAAGGACGACACGCTGTTCGCGCTCGCCGCGGGCGCGGTGGAGTTCGGCAGCAAGCGC
The sequence above is a segment of the Frankiaceae bacterium genome. Coding sequences within it:
- the rplU gene encoding 50S ribosomal protein L21, encoding MYAIVKTGGKQHKVAVGDVIEVEKIDTAAGGAVTLPVLLLVDGETVTTDATALKAMSVTGEIVAHTKGPKIRIHKFKNKTGYHKRQGHRQPLTQVRVTGIESGK
- the rpmA gene encoding 50S ribosomal protein L27, whose product is MAHKKGASSSRNGRDSNPQFLGVKRFGGQVVKAGEILVRQRGTHFHPGDQVGIGKDDTLFALAAGAVEFGSKRGRRTVNVVPAE
- a CDS encoding MFS transporter, with the translated sequence MPPLRTRLGALLAVPRDRDARIFAATSVIDALGNSMFLPVSALFFVNVAGLPVTRVGVGLSIAGIVGMLGPLASGPPVDRFGPRRVVLVLYALRAVAYSCYPLVRGFWPFVALVSATAVVDHMSRPALQALAAGLADEADRVTTLAFVRSVRNLGWALGGLLVAGALAIGGKGAYVGLVLGDAVTFLVAGLLMLRVREVRAALPEGPRTGYGAVLRHRRFVALGALHGILTLNVAMLILGFPLWIDRRTHAPTALAGVLFTLNSLLVVVLQVPFSRRLTSVRLGGRALRNSGYATAAAAVLMALTPGIPAWPAVGLLVVAAVVQCTGELWEAAGGWAVSLGIAPEHARGRYLGLWDMGFVFYDVGGPILMAFIVEDAGRVGWLVFGAFMAVVGLVASRLAAGADPGQPLPERLDPVDSGVDDRSP
- a CDS encoding inositol monophosphatase family protein, which translates into the protein MSTELRTLAERLATDAGALLLERLPYVRTVASKSTPTDVVSEVDKASEALIVAALRRERPDDAILAEEGTYDTGTTGLRWVVDPLDGTVNYLYRGAAFCTSVGVEDASGGVAGAVCDPQRGELFSALRGEGATLGGEPLRANDVTDLSQALVATGFSYAAADRAWQGRVLAEVLPHVRDIRRGGSCALDLCSVAAGRVDAYYELGPAPWDVCAGFVVAAEAGAVVHVGKAPDGRDLTVVAAPGIADALLELLRDAGAFG